TCGTCGCTGTATTCGCGGTGACGGACTGCCATCGGGGCCATCGTCGACTGACTCATATTTTATCCAAGGCGGGGAACGACAACCAGTCTGCACCGCAGATATCCGGGGTGGTTTATATACCGCCAAGTGGAGACGGTCGATGGAGCGGTTCGGACGCGAAGAAAAACCGGGACGAAGCGTCGATTGCGAGAGCGGTTCGCCGGCGCTCTATGCCATGCTCCGGCACGTCTCGACGCAGTCGCGGAGGACTTCCGCGCACTGCTGGCAGTGGTCGGCGTCGTGGCTCTCACACTCGTCGGCGCACGCCTCGCAGACGTCCGCGCACGTCTCCGCGAGGTCGTTGGCGTAGTCGGAATCGCGGGCCATCAGTCGCGCGTGGAGCGACGCGATGTCGGCCACGTCGCGGCAGAGGCGGGCGCACTCCTCCATGTCCTCGCTGCCGAGGCACTCGTCGGCGCACCACTCGCAGACCTCGGTGGCCCGGGTGCAGTTCTCGATACATTCGCGCTGTTCCTCGCTCAGATGGTCGATCTCGGAGACGGACTCTGACAGGGACATCGCATCTGTACCAACGGGCGGCTACTTTTCCTCGCTTGTGGCTTCGATCGTTAACCTTCGCTCGCTGCGGCGAATCCGGCGTCGATGGTCGTTACGAGCGTGATTCCGTCGAAATGCGGACGACGGCGGCGTCGAGAATTCCGTTTCGGTCGAAGGAACCGCGGTCGTCGGGGTAATTCGTTTTCGAACGAAAAACGGGCCGGAACGAGCGGGCGAGGACGGAAGAGACGGCGCATCGAGACGGGCGGTTCGTTAACCGGGGGAGAGCGCGGGAAGAAGATTCATTCGCCGGTCGACTCGGCGAGCGACTCGTACTGGGCGCTTATCTTCTCCGCGCACGACGCACAGCAGACGTGGTAGAGGTCGCCCGACTCGACTTCCACCGTCTCGCCCTCGCCGGAGACGGCGTTCCCGCAGACGGAGCACTGTACGTCGAAGTCGCCCGCTTCGAGTTGGGGCTGCCACGAGGAGTCGAGCACGGACTCGACCCTGTAGTTTCTGAGTTCCAGTCCCTCCAGGACCGACCGGAGCAGGGCGTGTATCTCCGAGGGCGAACGCATCGTCTTGGCGACGACGCGCGACTCGACGGTTCGGAACACGTGT
The genomic region above belongs to Halogeometricum sp. S3BR5-2 and contains:
- a CDS encoding four-helix bundle copper-binding protein, whose amino-acid sequence is MSLSESVSEIDHLSEEQRECIENCTRATEVCEWCADECLGSEDMEECARLCRDVADIASLHARLMARDSDYANDLAETCADVCEACADECESHDADHCQQCAEVLRDCVETCRSMA
- a CDS encoding Lrp/AsnC family transcriptional regulator, encoding MTELDETDVDILRLLMEDSRRSFRGIAEEVDRSPPTVSNRVERLRELGIIRRFTLELDRTLLSDADETLVVVESHPADAEEVLSRLESEEGVEHVFRTVESRVVAKTMRSPSEIHALLRSVLEGLELRNYRVESVLDSSWQPQLEAGDFDVQCSVCGNAVSGEGETVEVESGDLYHVCCASCAEKISAQYESLAESTGE